A window of Malania oleifera isolate guangnan ecotype guangnan chromosome 5, ASM2987363v1, whole genome shotgun sequence contains these coding sequences:
- the LOC131156770 gene encoding bZIP transcription factor 53 → MQRQASSGSDGDVQYAMVDERKKRRMISNRESARRSRVRKQQRLESLVSQVNELQNDNSQMMQKINANTQLYIDVASENNVLRAQVTELTDRLRSLNAVLEIAAEVSGLAMDIPEIPEMLLEPWQLPYPGQPIMASPHTFQC, encoded by the coding sequence ATGCAGCGACAAGCAAGTTCCGGGTCTGATGGGGATGTGCAATATGCAATGGTTGatgagaggaagaagagaagaatgATATCGAACCGTGAATCTGCAAGGCGGTCTCGAGTTAGGAAGCAGCAGCGTTTGGAGAGTCTGGTAAGCCAGGTGAACGAGCTGCAAAATGACAACAGCCAGATGATGCAGAAGATCAATGCTAACACCCAACTCTACATTGATGTTGCATCAGAGAACAATGTTCTGAGAGCTCAGGTTACAGAATTGACTGACCGGCTTCGATCCCTGAACGCAGTGCTGGAGATTGCCGCGGAGGTCAGTGGACTTGCAATGGACATTCCTGAAATACCCGAGATGCTACTGGAGCCATGGCAGCTCCCCTATCCAGGGCAGCCCATCATGGCTTCTCCACACACTTTCCAGTGTTGA